The sequence GGCGTACCCCCGCGGGGAGAGGTCCGGTCGCACCGCGGCGAAGGAGGTCGGCGCGTCCGCCGCGTCGCTCGAGGGGGCCGGCGCCGGCCCGGCGGAGCCGGGGGAGGAGCACGCCGTGAGCGCGAGGAGTACGCCGGCCAGCACCGCCCGCACGCCGGCGCTGCGGCGTGCCGGACGAGCGAGGTGCGCGGTCATGGTGCCCATGCATACCCGAACGGGTCGACCGGGGGTTTGGTTAGGCTCCGGCCCATGAGCGAGAAGGCAGCGCCCCGGGTCGGCATCGTGATGGGATCGGACTCCGACTGGCCGACCATGGAGGCCGCGGCCGCTGCGCTGGCGGAGTTCGGCATCGCCCACGAGGCCGACGTCGTCTCCGCCCACCGGATGCCTGCCGAGATGCTCGCCTACGGCGAGCAGGCCGCCGACCGCGGCCTGTCGGTGATCATCGCCGGCGCCGGCGGTGCGGCCCACCTGCCCGGCATGCTCGCCGCGGTCACGCCGCTGCCCGTGATCGGGGTGCCGGTGCCGTTGAAGTACCTCGACGGGCTCGACTCGCTGCTCTCGATCGTGCAGATGCCGGCCGGGGTGCCCGTCGCGACGGTCGCGGTCGGCGGGGCCCGCAACGCGGGCCTGCTGGCGGTGCGGATCCTCGCCGCGACGGATCCGGACCTCCAGCAGCGCATGCGTGCCTTCCAGGGCGAGCTCAAGGCGGCGGCCGAGGCCAAGGGCGCCACCGTCCGGGAGTCCTCGGGGCTCCCGCCGGTCATCGAGTGAGCGTGCCCGGCGACGTCCTCCGGCCGGGTCGCCTGGTCGCCGTCGACGTCGCCCGCTGCCTGGCGCTGCTGGGCATGATGGCGACCCACGTCGTGGGCAAGCGGACGCCCGACGGAGACCTCACCTGGGCCTACGCGCTGGCCGGTGGGCGGGCGTCGGCACTGTTCGCCGTCCTCGCCGGCGTGAGCCTCGCCCTCGCCACCGGCCGCACCGAGCCGATCGTCGGCACGGAGCTCCGCCGCGCGCGACTCGGCCTGGCAGCGCGCGCCGGTCTCGTGGCGCTGCTCGGCCTGGCGCTGGGCGGCCTGGACAGCGGGATCGCGATCATCCTGGCCCACTACGGCGTGCTGTTCCTGCTCGCGCTGCCCTTCCTGTCGTTGCGGGCGCGGTCGCTCGCGGCGCTGACCGTCGGCTGGGTCCTACTCACGCCGGTCCTGCTGCACCTGCTCCTCCCGCGGTTCCCCGAGTTCGACGGTCGGAGCCCCGAGCTCGGCGACCTCGCCGACCCGGGCCGGCTGCTCGGCGAGCTCGCCGTCACCGGCACCTACCCGGTGCTGCCCTGGCTGGGGTTCGTGCTGGCCGGGCTCGCGGTGGGCCGCACCGACCTGCGCCGTCCGGTCCGGGCGCTGGCGCTGCTGGTGGGTGGGGCGCTCGCGGCCGCGGCGGCGTACGCCGTGTCGAGGGCGCTGACCGCCCTGCCCGCGGTGCGGGACGGACTCGGGTACCCCGACCTCGACCACGCCGGGCTGCGGAACCTGTTGGCCGACGGCACCGGCGGCTCGCCGCCGGTCGACGGCGGCTGGTCGTGGCTGCTGGTGGTGGCGCCGCACTCGGCGACGCCGTTCGACCTGGTGCACACCATCGGCTGTGCCCTGCTGGTCCTCGGCGGCTGCCTGCTCCTCGCCGAGTGGCTGCCGGCCCCCGGCCGACGGGTGCTGGTGGTGCTCTTCGGTGCGGGGACGATGACGCTGAGCCTCTACACGCTCCACGTGCTGATGCTGACCCCGAGCCTCTGGCCGCCCGAGGAGTCCGACGCCTACGTCTGGCACGTGCTCGTCGTCCTGGCAGTGGGCGCGGTGACGGTCGCAGCGGGGCGGCGGGGCCCCCTGGAGACGGTGGTCGGTGCCCCGTCCCGTTGGTCGCGGGAGCGTGCGGTGTCCGCGGATGGACACCGCGGCAGCGGAAATGGTTGGACGTCCTAGGATCTGGGGCATGAGCTCCGACTTCTCCGTCTATGCGCTGCCCGACGAGCACCGAGCCGTGCGGGAGGCGGTCCGCGCGATCTGCACGGACAAGGTCGCCCCCGCCGCTGCCTCGGTCGACGAGGAGGCGCGCTACCCCCAGGAGGCCCACGACGCGCTCCTGGCCGCGGACTTCTACGCCCCGCACGTGCCCGAGGAGTACGGCGGCGCCGGCGCCGACGCGCTCGCGACGGTCATCGTGATCGAGGAGGTGGCGCGCGCCGACGCGTCCGCCTCGCTGATCCCGGCGGTCAACAAGCTCGGCTCGCTGCCGATCCAGCTGGGTGGCTCGGAGGAGCTGAAGCAGAAGTACCTCGGCGCGCTGGCCCGGGGCGAGGGCGGGTTCTCCTACTGCCTGTCCGAGCCCGACGCCGGGTCCGACGCGGCCAACCAGAAGACGCGTGCGGTCCGTGACGGCGACGACTGGGTGCTCAACGGCGTGAAGCGCTGGATCTCCAACGCCGGGGTCTCGGAGTACTACACCGTGCTGGCCACCACCGATCCCGAGAAGGGATCCCGCGGCGGCATCTCGGCGTTCGTG comes from Nocardioides panacisoli and encodes:
- a CDS encoding heparan-alpha-glucosaminide N-acetyltransferase domain-containing protein, which produces MPGDVLRPGRLVAVDVARCLALLGMMATHVVGKRTPDGDLTWAYALAGGRASALFAVLAGVSLALATGRTEPIVGTELRRARLGLAARAGLVALLGLALGGLDSGIAIILAHYGVLFLLALPFLSLRARSLAALTVGWVLLTPVLLHLLLPRFPEFDGRSPELGDLADPGRLLGELAVTGTYPVLPWLGFVLAGLAVGRTDLRRPVRALALLVGGALAAAAAYAVSRALTALPAVRDGLGYPDLDHAGLRNLLADGTGGSPPVDGGWSWLLVVAPHSATPFDLVHTIGCALLVLGGCLLLAEWLPAPGRRVLVVLFGAGTMTLSLYTLHVLMLTPSLWPPEESDAYVWHVLVVLAVGAVTVAAGRRGPLETVVGAPSRWSRERAVSADGHRGSGNGWTS
- the purE gene encoding 5-(carboxyamino)imidazole ribonucleotide mutase, with translation MSEKAAPRVGIVMGSDSDWPTMEAAAAALAEFGIAHEADVVSAHRMPAEMLAYGEQAADRGLSVIIAGAGGAAHLPGMLAAVTPLPVIGVPVPLKYLDGLDSLLSIVQMPAGVPVATVAVGGARNAGLLAVRILAATDPDLQQRMRAFQGELKAAAEAKGATVRESSGLPPVIE